In a genomic window of Cytobacillus sp. FSL H8-0458:
- a CDS encoding DapH/DapD/GlmU-related protein, with protein sequence MSMIYKPKKDEKLSVSPTVHHSSFIIDSYAGEWTSIGERNKIIESKFGDYTYTMDDVTVNYTEIGKFCSIASHACINPVQHPMDRVTQHHMTYRKADYGFGDQDDHEFFEWRRTNRVKIGHDVWIGHGAIIMKGVEIGTGAVIGSGAVVTKDVEPYTIAAGVPAKPLKRRFTEETAAKLFKIAWWDWPREKLEAHFEELNNTEAFIRKFGS encoded by the coding sequence ATGTCAATGATTTATAAACCAAAAAAGGATGAAAAGCTCTCCGTTTCACCGACGGTACATCATTCCAGCTTTATCATTGACAGTTATGCGGGGGAATGGACGTCAATCGGAGAAAGAAATAAAATTATCGAATCGAAATTTGGCGACTACACTTATACGATGGATGATGTAACAGTCAACTATACAGAAATCGGCAAGTTCTGTTCCATTGCTTCTCATGCATGCATTAATCCTGTTCAGCATCCGATGGACCGGGTGACTCAGCACCATATGACCTATCGGAAAGCCGACTATGGCTTCGGCGATCAGGATGATCATGAATTTTTTGAGTGGCGCCGTACAAACCGGGTTAAAATAGGCCATGATGTATGGATTGGGCACGGCGCCATCATCATGAAGGGTGTTGAAATCGGCACGGGAGCAGTCATCGGTTCAGGTGCAGTCGTTACAAAGGATGTTGAACCCTATACGATTGCAGCAGGCGTGCCCGCTAAGCCGCTGAAAAGAAGATTCACTGAAGAAACAGCTGCAAAGCTGTTTAAAATTGCATGGTGGGATTGGCCAAGGGAGAAGCTTGAAGCTCATTTTGAAGAATTAAATAATACGGAAGCTTTCATCAGGAAATTCGGGAGCTAA
- a CDS encoding GntR family transcriptional regulator translates to MSEKMMLVDELITQIKEGKYKPNEKLPSENELADQYRIPRMVVRKAYEQLQDLGFIFSKQGRGSYVQNRKQQIPLILTGDISFSEKMHELGYDFRSENIYCEKINFDSEVFHALKVNPQDEVYKISRLRIVDGCPIALHTSYAAKSVFPQIDRDGPGITSIFHYYKTQGYKEFASGQSQLSVVFPNESERKILQCSSLIPLLLLESLCMDKETGTVLEFSRIKYRSDCFTYLI, encoded by the coding sequence ATGAGTGAAAAAATGATGCTGGTAGACGAGCTGATTACCCAAATAAAGGAAGGGAAGTACAAACCAAATGAAAAACTCCCTTCGGAGAATGAGCTGGCAGATCAATATAGGATTCCAAGGATGGTTGTAAGGAAAGCGTATGAACAATTACAGGATCTGGGGTTCATTTTTTCAAAGCAGGGAAGGGGCAGTTATGTCCAAAATAGGAAGCAGCAGATTCCGCTGATTTTAACAGGAGATATCAGCTTTAGCGAAAAGATGCATGAGCTTGGGTATGACTTCAGGTCAGAGAATATTTACTGTGAAAAAATCAATTTTGATTCTGAAGTTTTCCATGCGCTAAAAGTCAATCCGCAGGATGAAGTCTATAAAATTTCCCGGCTAAGAATCGTGGACGGCTGCCCAATTGCTTTGCATACATCTTATGCAGCCAAATCTGTCTTTCCGCAAATTGATAGGGATGGACCCGGGATCACCTCTATTTTCCATTATTACAAAACACAAGGCTATAAAGAATTCGCATCGGGCCAAAGTCAGCTGAGTGTGGTTTTCCCGAATGAATCTGAACGGAAAATCCTGCAATGCTCGAGTTTGATTCCGCTTTTGCTGCTGGAGTCCCTTTGCATGGACAAAGAGACGGGAACAGTGCTGGAATTCTCGAGAATTAAGTATAGAAGCGATTGCTTTACCTATTTAATTTAA